Proteins from a single region of Apium graveolens cultivar Ventura chromosome 7, ASM990537v1, whole genome shotgun sequence:
- the LOC141673699 gene encoding uncharacterized protein LOC141673699 — MALSQKMLESQIGQIANKIGMCEQGALPSPPDVNIKEQCEAITLRNGRELPEIVASTLKDENLPPKKRKTRQRLKNSKLEKQYEKFLKMFCEIHISILFADALAQKPLYVKFMKEVLSNRKKLKEVEIITLTEECSVVIQCKIPPKLKDPGSFSLPCTIGELEIRKALCDLGAGVSLMPHSMYKRLGLGELKKTGISLQLTNRSIKYPLGVLEDVLVKVLKFVIPYDFVVLKMNEDVDIPIILGRPFLATVGTNIVVKSGKLTLNVGEERVDFDLDQSMKELSVKNECYVVNIMKEVNDHAFEVEAEIDENSSFAREFQGVNEVEVILGPYEAVLKFPP, encoded by the exons ATGGCATTGTCTCAAAAGATGTTGGAATCACAAATTGGCCAAATTGCAAATAAGATTGGTATGTGTGAACAAGGAGCACTTCCAAGTCCACCCGATGTGAATATCAAAGAGCAGTGCGAGGCTATCACTTTGAGGAATGGAAGAGAACTACCGGAAATTGTGGCTTCAACACTTAAAGATGAGAATCttcctcctaagaaaagaaaaacacgTCAA AGGTTGAAAAATAGCAAGTTAGAGAAGCAGTATGAAAAGTTTTTGAAGATGTTTTGTGAGATTCATATTAGCATTCTGTTTGCTGATGCATTGGCTCAAAAGCCTCTCTACGTGAAATTTATGAAGGAGGTGTTGTCTAACAGGAAGAAGTTGAAGGAGGTAGAAATAATCACTCTTACtgaagagtgcagtgttgttaTTCAATGTAAGATTCCTCCTAAACTCAAGGATCCTGGAAGTTTTTCTTTGCCATGCACCATTGGTGAATTGGAAATAAGAAAGGCCTTGTGTGATCTTGGAGCTGGTGTAAGTTTAATGCCGCACTCTATGTACAAAAGACTTGGCTTGGGAGAGTTAAAGAAGACAGGGATTTCCCTTCAACTTACGAATAGATCAATAAAGTATCCACTAGGTGTACTTGAAGATGTTTTGGTAAAGGTGTTAAAATTTGTTATTCCGTATGATTTTGTTGTGTTGAAGATGAATGAGGATGTTGATATTCCAATTAttttgggaagaccattcttggcgACTGTgggaaccaacattgttgtgaaATCCGGTAAGCTTACATTGAACGTGGGGGAAGAAAGAGTCGACTTTGATCTTGATCAATCTATGAAAGAGTTATCAGTAAAAAACGAGTGTTATGTGGTGAATATTATGAAAGAAGTCAATGATCATGCCTTTGAGGTGGAAGCTGAAATTGACGAGAATTCTTCTTTTGCACGTGAATTTCAAGGTGTGAATGAAGTAGAGGTTATACTTGGGCCATATGAGGCGGTCTTAAAATTTCCACCataa